AGAAATAAAACTCTTAATGAATACGGTGAAAATAATATTACATCTATACTGATAAAGTTGTACCGAGAGGTTGTAAAACATTGATAAATAGAAATAAGAATTTTTTAGAAAGTTTACTGACATTTTCTTTAGGCCCTTTTATCTCGGCTTTACTAGGATTTTTGTTTATACCGTTAACAACAAAACTTATATCACCAGTCGAATATGGTAAAGGATCATTTTTTATAACAATAGTAAATTTGATTAGCTTAGTTATTATATTAGGTCTAGATCAATCTTATGTTAGGTTTTTTAATGAGAGTAATGATAAAAAAAAACTTTTGTATAATTCTGTTTTCATCCCAATACTACTTTCAGTTTTAATAGGTTTTTGTTTGATCCTTTTTTGGAAACCTTTGTCAATATTTTTATTTAGTGAATCTGATTTTTATATAATGTTTCTGCTATCAGTTAGTTTGCTTTTTTCAATTCTTTTAAGGTTTTCATCCCTTGTAATAAGAATGAAAGAAAAAGGATCTCTGTTTTCAATCTTTACAATAGTTAATAAAATTGTCCTTATACTTGTATTGTTTTTATGGGCAAAGTATGTATCAGACAGAATGATCGCTGTTGTTATGTCTTATGTCATATCGTTATTTGTTATATTTTTTTTACAAATACTTGTAGAAAAAAAAGAATGGAATTTTGATCATTTTACCCCCAGTTTAGATGAACAAAAGGCTATCTTAAAATTTGGACTGCCACTTATTGTTAGCGGTGGATTAATGTGGGTGTTAAATTCAATGGATAAAATCGCTCTAAGAGCTTGGTCTGATTTTGAAGAACTAGGATTATATTCAAATGCTTTTAGAATAGCTGGATTATTAACAGTGATTCAGACTTCTTTTACAACATTCTGGATCCCAACAAGTTATCGTTGGTACACTGAGAAGGTAGATTATAATAAATTTAATAAAGTCAGTGAAATTTTGACATTAGTATTGACTTTAGTATTTATATTAATAGTTTGGTTAAAAGGATTTTTTAGATTTTTTATAGATGAAAGTTATTATGATTCAATTGCGATGGTATCTTTTTTGCTTTTCATGCCATTGATGTATACATTATCCGAAACAACAGGGCTTGGCATATCTTTTTCAAAGAAGTCTTGGTTATCAATTTTGGTTGCTCTAATTGCTTCCAGTACAAATATTGTAGGTAATTATATTTTAGTTCCTAGACTAGGTGGTATAGGTGCATCAATTAGTACCGGGCTATCATTTATTGTTTTTTTCTGGGCTAGAACTATAATTTCTAATCGTCTAATGAAACTAGTGAAAATAAAGTTACAAATTATTGCAACGTGTATAATGTTACTATTTGCTTGTTTTTCATACGGAAATAGTGAGTTTATAGAACTATCCAAGATCGCTTTACCCCTTATTGTTATAGTCTCTATAATTCTGATATATAAAATAAAATATAAAGGATTACAAACAAATGTTTGATTTAAGTAAAACACGAATATTATATTTAACTGCTGGAGAGATTCCTTCAAAAAAGAATCTTATATATTCTCAAGTAATAAAAATGGCTATGAAAGTTAAAGAATTAGAGGTTTTTGATGATGTTTGTCTTTTTTCATTCATACCGATAAGAACAATATTAGCTTCCTATTTAAGAAAAAGACCTGCTTCCTTCAAATGGTATAAAGATTTAAATTTGAAAGCAAATTGGGCTAGGTCACTAATGGTTATTGATAGTGTATTTGCCCATTTTTTTAAAGACATGATTATAGAGGCAGATACTAAAAAATTAATAAAAAAATATAGTTTTGTTGAAGGTTTTTCATATATCATTCATTGCCGAAGTTATATTGCTACTGATATTGCCTTAAAAGTATGTGAAAAGTTTCCTGATATAAATATAAAAGTTTTATTTGATATGAGAAGTATACTACCACCTGAATTGTATTATTCTATGGGTAAACTAGGAGACTTTTTCTTTGTCAAATCAAAGATATGGGAACGAGAACTTTTAATGCGTTCAGATTTATCCTTGTTAACTACTGATAGAGGAATTGAATATATTAAACTTGAATCGCCTTTTGTTAATCTGAAGAAGATAAATATTCTAGGATTTGACACTGATTTTAATAATGATGCAGATAAAATATTTGAACATCGCTGGAACGCAAAAAATATATCTTATATAGGTTCTATTGGATTATGGCATCCTTTAAAGATGATAGAAAATTCATTGATTTATATTAATAATAAAATTCAAAATTGTCATGTTAGTATAGTTTCAAGCCAAACCATTGAGACAAATATATCAATTTCACAAAAAAATCATGATGAAATAATGGACTATTACAATACTCTGTTAGCAATAGTTATTCCAGGGAAAGCTCCTACTACATATTTTGATACAATGCAAATGAGTATAAATTTGTTTTCTACTAAAGCATCAGAAGCTCTTAGTATGGGTGTACCAATAATTGTTAATGAAACAATTGTTGAGGTAGCAAATCTTGTAAGAAAAAACAATTGCGGGATTGTTTTTAGAATAAATAAAAATCACGAAATAATTATAGAAGATAATGTTCTCAGTAAGATAAATAATAAAGATTTTTGGTACGAATTGACGAAGAATGCTCATGAATTAGGTACGAATTATACTTTCAAAAAAACTTTAGATACTTATCTAGAATATTATAAAAATATTGATGGAGCATAATGTTGGCTAAATTATCTATAAAAAATACTGGTTTTGAAATTACACCAATTGTATTGCTTTATGGTGTGATTTTATCAGTGATAAATTTGAAATTTTATTTTTTTTTAATATTTCTTGCTTTTTTAATGTTTTCATATAAATGTATGCAAATAAAGTTTGGTACCCCTAAAAATATATTTTTACCTCTGCTTCTTTTTTTTATTAATGGAATATTTGTTTTTATTTTAAATCCCAAAAATGCGAATAGTTTATATCACTTAGGAATATTATTTTTTAGTTTTACTTTAATTATAGCTATGTATTTTTATGGATATAATAATGATTTATCTAAACTAATTAATCTTTTTTAGTATATATTGCTCTTCTTTTTATAGTCTCTATACTTGAAATGAAACTTGATTTAGTTTTACCTATGTCAGCAAAAGCTGAGAATTCTATCTATTCAGAAGCCTTTAAAGGAATTCCTACAGGTTTTTTTTATAATTCAAATGACTTTGCAAGTGCTATATCTCTAGTCATGATTTTTGCATTTACATTTCTGAGTTTTACGAAAAGCAATAAAAGATGGATAATTTTATTTCTTTCTGCCATGATTTTGCTATTTACCGGTTCTAGAGGAGCATTAGTTTCACTTCTTTTTTACCGCTGGCTATTTCTATATCAACTAGAAGAAATAGGAAGAGGATAGTGTTAATATATTTTATATCATTTCTGTTCTTATTCTTTACTCTTACTTTTGTTTCTCTAAGTTCTATTTCCTT
Above is a genomic segment from Thiospirochaeta perfilievii containing:
- a CDS encoding glycosyltransferase family 4 protein, encoding MFDLSKTRILYLTAGEIPSKKNLIYSQVIKMAMKVKELEVFDDVCLFSFIPIRTILASYLRKRPASFKWYKDLNLKANWARSLMVIDSVFAHFFKDMIIEADTKKLIKKYSFVEGFSYIIHCRSYIATDIALKVCEKFPDINIKVLFDMRSILPPELYYSMGKLGDFFFVKSKIWERELLMRSDLSLLTTDRGIEYIKLESPFVNLKKINILGFDTDFNNDADKIFEHRWNAKNISYIGSIGLWHPLKMIENSLIYINNKIQNCHVSIVSSQTIETNISISQKNHDEIMDYYNTLLAIVIPGKAPTTYFDTMQMSINLFSTKASEALSMGVPIIVNETIVEVANLVRKNNCGIVFRINKNHEIIIEDNVLSKINNKDFWYELTKNAHELGTNYTFKKTLDTYLEYYKNIDGA
- a CDS encoding lipopolysaccharide biosynthesis protein, with product MINRNKNFLESLLTFSLGPFISALLGFLFIPLTTKLISPVEYGKGSFFITIVNLISLVIILGLDQSYVRFFNESNDKKKLLYNSVFIPILLSVLIGFCLILFWKPLSIFLFSESDFYIMFLLSVSLLFSILLRFSSLVIRMKEKGSLFSIFTIVNKIVLILVLFLWAKYVSDRMIAVVMSYVISLFVIFFLQILVEKKEWNFDHFTPSLDEQKAILKFGLPLIVSGGLMWVLNSMDKIALRAWSDFEELGLYSNAFRIAGLLTVIQTSFTTFWIPTSYRWYTEKVDYNKFNKVSEILTLVLTLVFILIVWLKGFFRFFIDESYYDSIAMVSFLLFMPLMYTLSETTGLGISFSKKSWLSILVALIASSTNIVGNYILVPRLGGIGASISTGLSFIVFFWARTIISNRLMKLVKIKLQIIATCIMLLFACFSYGNSEFIELSKIALPLIVIVSIILIYKIKYKGLQTNV